A single Candidatus Micrarchaeia archaeon DNA region contains:
- a CDS encoding LemA family protein encodes MASLVAGGLVVVILAFAGVLLVLALIVILLYNRLIQLKVRIDNAWAQIDVQLKRRYDLIPNLVETVKGYAKHEKGTLEEVTKLRAQIITGTPAERSKANDMLSGALKSLFAVAENYPQLKANENFKALQDELAGTENKISYVRMAYNDTVMEYNTAIKVFPNNLISGMLGFKDVQFFQAETGAREAVKVQF; translated from the coding sequence ATGGCTAGTCTTGTTGCAGGTGGTCTTGTAGTGGTGATTCTTGCCTTCGCGGGCGTCCTGCTCGTTTTGGCCCTCATAGTGATACTCCTCTATAACCGCCTTATTCAATTGAAGGTCCGCATAGACAACGCCTGGGCGCAGATAGACGTGCAGCTCAAGAGGCGCTACGACCTCATTCCCAACCTCGTGGAAACAGTGAAGGGATACGCAAAGCACGAAAAGGGCACCTTAGAGGAAGTGACCAAGCTCAGGGCCCAAATAATCACGGGCACCCCCGCGGAGCGTTCCAAAGCCAACGACATGCTGAGCGGCGCGCTCAAGTCCCTGTTCGCCGTTGCTGAAAACTACCCGCAGCTCAAGGCCAACGAGAACTTCAAGGCATTGCAGGACGAGCTGGCTGGCACCGAGAACAAGATTTCCTACGTGCGCATGGCCTACAACGACACTGTGATGGAGTACAACACTGCGATAAAGGTGTTCCCGAACAACCTCATCTCGGGCATGCTTGGATTCAAGGACGTGCAGTTCTTCCAGGCAGAGACGGGCGCGCGGGAGGCAGTGAAGGTCCAGTTCTGA